Part of the Pieris brassicae chromosome 11, ilPieBrab1.1, whole genome shotgun sequence genome, atgtacataacttgataattaagatttttcttCTCTCTATTTAACGACAACcttatagaattattttctgccataaaatgcacagtcCTTTCAGTGTCTGAGTTGCAGTTTTCACTGTATGTCTTATTTTTCTACTCTGACTCTTTAACATACTACAACATAATTTCGGAAGATCTACCGTATTTTTATGTACGTTTCAGAGTTGGCAACACTCTCAGCTGCGTtagtaatgtatataatatgatagGCGGAATATCTAGGTATTATATGTGTAGCTTTATATAGATTATCTATGGTAGCCGGTCTTGTCCGATGATTtggtgtttttaattatttctaatagaAAATTGCTAAATTTTAACTACTTAATTGTTTAtctggaaatataaaaatatataagtgtatATTTTTCCAACAGGTGCGTTAGTAActccaattttaaatttgcttgCATTAGTcaattaaaattccttttacaATTTCCTCTGTGACCTTTGCCTTTATTTGTTCATATTCAATACAGCCAGTGTCCAGCAGTTCATGCTAGCGCAATAATTAAGTGATtcggtatttttttaagatggAGGTATGTACAATTCTATATTGacttctgtatttgttttgatttaattcataaaccatcaaaaatattatgttttaagcTTGAAATCCTAAGTGTGTCTGGATCAAAACCTATTGGAAAGGTGAATGTAAACGATTCTGCCACTGTAAAAGACGTtaaacagaagatttataaaaatttaaagaaaaatctttatcCAGACAGGCAATCAATAAAAACTGAGTTAAAAGGTAAATCATTGAAAGATGAGGCTACATTACAGTCTTTAAACATAGCAAACGGTGCCAAGCTCTATCTTCAAGATCTTGGACCTCAAGTGTCTTGGAAGAATGTATTTTTAGCTGAGTATGCAGGCCCATTATTTATGTACCTTTGGGCGTATCAAAGACCATGGCTTCTGTATGGAGAGCAAACTTCGACACCTGGAACTGTAGCAAGGTATATTTATCATAGCTTTTTggtagttatatattttgtagcaAGGTATATCTATCacatttgattaataattgatatagtttttttactgtcaaaatatttcattggATAATATTGGTTATATTGCAATCTTTAGAGGGTTTCAGAGTTCTGACCTAAGATAAAaatgtgatatattttttcaatattttatttaatgattgttTGCAGTATTGCGGCTATTTGCTGGTCAGTGCACTATGCTAAGAGACTCTTGGAAACTTTGTTTGTTCACCGTTTCTCACACGGTACTATGCCCTtaagaaatttgtttaaaaattgttcatATTATTGGCTGTTTGCATTATACATTGCATACCACATTAACCATCCCCTATACACAGCTCCGTGTAACATTTGTGTCTATGTTGGATTAATTGGATTCACTGTAAGTAAATTactcaataattaaattttttttatagtttatttttaaatttattactaaattttatagttatattttataatattattcaaaaattaaaatgcattactttaacagtaataaatttaatcaattagaCATTAATGTCCAAGTttaacaatatgttttttaatgtatgtaaattgcaaataaacttaagtattttttctCTAGAGGATCTGATTGTTAACATAGagtatatttcattttgttcATTCAACTCTATACTCTTTgagattttcaaaataaaattttatacaacatCATTTTAGATTTGTGAATTGGGGAATTTGAGCATCCATATTTTACTCAAGAACCTCCGACCACCTGGCACCAAGGTCAGACGCATTCCTGTACCAGATAGCAACCCTTTCTCTCAACTCTTCAACTTTGTGTCGTGCCCTAATTACACTTATGAATTTGGATCATGGCTCTTCTTTACAATCCTGACCAAATGTGCTCCAGGTATGTCCtactactttttatttatttaacgtttTTCCTACACCCTACTTGTTGGTAAAAGTACTAAGGTCACCACAGATAAGCAGCTGAAATACCATTCCACCAAATATTGTAACTAACTAATTATTAGgagaattgtattttaaagaaatcattCATTTGTGTTATATTGATAACGGTAACCTCCCAATGGCGTGGAAATATATTggcatgttttattattatgcgACTTATATGGCTGCCAACACATCTCGATTCTTGGTCTAGGTCATGTCATACTTggtctaataaataaataataaatccttTAATGCGCGTCATTAAAGTGAAAATCTAAACCAATAATACTGCTCTTAATATGCTATTACATATGCTTTCTTTGCAGCTGGTATTTTTGCAGTGGTTGGTTTATACCAGATGTCAGTATGGGCTCTTGGCAAACACCGCAACTACAAGAAGGAATTCTCTGACTACCCAAAGAGTAGAAAAGCTATCTTGCCTTTCAtgctataaaaacataattgtgTAATCTAAAGTTACGTCACACTAAGGTCAGCAACATATAAGTGTAAAGTACGTTTAAGCAGTCTACTTTATTAAATGTG contains:
- the LOC123716584 gene encoding very-long-chain enoyl-CoA reductase, producing MELEILSVSGSKPIGKVNVNDSATVKDVKQKIYKNLKKNLYPDRQSIKTELKGKSLKDEATLQSLNIANGAKLYLQDLGPQVSWKNVFLAEYAGPLFMYLWAYQRPWLLYGEQTSTPGTVASIAAICWSVHYAKRLLETLFVHRFSHGTMPLRNLFKNCSYYWLFALYIAYHINHPLYTAPCNICVYVGLIGFTICELGNLSIHILLKNLRPPGTKVRRIPVPDSNPFSQLFNFVSCPNYTYEFGSWLFFTILTKCAPAGIFAVVGLYQMSVWALGKHRNYKKEFSDYPKSRKAILPFML